One genomic region from Erythrobacter mangrovi encodes:
- a CDS encoding NADH-quinone oxidoreductase subunit D gives MSMQLEASPTTGDEVITNYTINFGPQHPAAHGVLRMVMELDGEIIERIDPHVGLLHRGTEKLIENKTYLQALPYFDRLDYCSPLCMEHSYVLAIEKLLNLEVPERAQYLRVLFAELTRICNHMLNIGAHVMDVGAMTPNLWVFELREDCMNFFERASGARMHSAWFRPGGVHQDVPEKLLVDIGTWVDTRLPELFGDAMSLVLDNRIFKQRNVDIALVSKEDALAWGFSGPMIRAAGIPWDLRKSQPYDVYDRMEFDIPVGTNSDCYDRFMVRVKEVYESAKIIKQCLAQMPEGPICSDDRKVSPPKRGEMKQSMEALIHHFKLYTEGFHVPAGEVYVATESPKGEFGVYLVSDGSNKPYRCKIRPTAFSHLQAMDFMSKGHMLPDATAILGAIDVVFGECDR, from the coding sequence ATGAGCATGCAGCTTGAAGCCTCGCCCACCACCGGCGACGAGGTCATCACCAACTACACGATCAACTTCGGGCCCCAGCACCCGGCGGCGCATGGTGTGCTGCGCATGGTGATGGAACTCGACGGTGAGATCATCGAACGGATCGATCCGCATGTCGGCCTGCTTCATCGCGGGACCGAAAAGCTGATCGAGAACAAGACCTACCTGCAGGCGCTGCCCTATTTCGACCGGCTCGATTACTGCAGCCCGCTGTGCATGGAGCACAGCTACGTCCTCGCGATCGAGAAGCTGCTCAACCTCGAAGTGCCCGAACGCGCGCAATACTTGCGTGTGCTGTTCGCCGAGTTGACCCGCATCTGCAACCACATGCTCAACATCGGCGCACACGTCATGGACGTGGGCGCGATGACCCCGAACCTGTGGGTGTTCGAGCTGCGCGAAGACTGCATGAACTTCTTCGAGCGGGCTTCGGGTGCACGCATGCACAGCGCCTGGTTCCGCCCCGGTGGCGTCCACCAGGACGTTCCGGAGAAGCTGCTCGTTGATATCGGCACCTGGGTCGATACGCGCCTGCCCGAACTGTTCGGCGATGCGATGAGCCTGGTGCTCGACAACCGCATCTTCAAGCAGCGCAACGTCGATATCGCTCTGGTGAGCAAGGAAGATGCGCTGGCCTGGGGCTTCAGCGGCCCGATGATCCGCGCTGCGGGCATTCCGTGGGACCTGCGCAAGAGCCAGCCATATGACGTCTATGACCGGATGGAGTTCGACATTCCCGTCGGCACCAATTCGGACTGCTATGACCGTTTCATGGTTCGCGTGAAGGAGGTCTACGAGAGCGCGAAGATCATCAAGCAGTGTCTCGCGCAGATGCCTGAAGGGCCGATCTGCTCGGATGACCGCAAGGTCTCACCCCCCAAGCGCGGCGAGATGAAGCAGTCGATGGAAGCGCTGATCCACCACTTCAAGCTCTACACGGAGGGCTTCCACGTGCCCGCGGGCGAAGTCTACGTCGCGACCGAAAGCCCTAAGGGCGAATTCGGCGTCTACCTCGTCAGCGACGGGTCGAACAAACCCTATCGTTGTAAGATCCGCCCGACCGCCTTCAGCCACCTGCAAGCCATGGATTTCATGTCGAAAGGCCACATGCTGCCTGATGCCACCGCCATTCTTGGCGCCATCGACGTCGTGTTCGGGGAGTGTGACCGCTAA
- a CDS encoding NADH-quinone oxidoreductase subunit C, with amino-acid sequence MATLHSAPRFTKIEGLKDTLAKALGDHLVEAIEAHGELLLHVKRDRVEDALRILRDNHEYQQLMEIAGADYPARAERFEVVYMLLSVTTNSRIIVKCRANEDTPVPTVTTLWPNAGWLEREVFDMYGVLFAGNTDLRRILTDYGFEGHPFRKDFPLTGYQELRYSEELKRVVYEPVQLAQDLRQFDFMSPWEGAEYVLPGDEKAATPPVAEPKTTAKPADTGAGAKADAKAAEKVAAKAPAKKKAATKKAAAKKPAAKKATAKKPAATKAPAKRKPAAKKKDAE; translated from the coding sequence ATGGCAACGCTACATTCCGCGCCCCGTTTCACGAAGATCGAGGGCCTCAAGGACACGCTGGCAAAAGCGCTTGGTGATCATCTCGTCGAGGCGATAGAGGCGCATGGCGAACTGCTGCTCCATGTGAAGCGCGACAGAGTTGAGGATGCGCTGCGCATCCTGCGCGACAACCATGAATACCAGCAGCTGATGGAAATCGCCGGGGCTGACTATCCGGCCCGGGCTGAGCGCTTCGAAGTGGTTTACATGCTGCTTTCGGTCACGACCAACAGCCGCATCATCGTGAAGTGCCGTGCGAACGAGGACACGCCTGTGCCGACGGTCACCACGCTGTGGCCCAACGCAGGTTGGCTCGAACGCGAAGTGTTCGACATGTACGGCGTGCTATTCGCCGGGAACACCGACCTGCGCCGCATCCTGACCGACTACGGGTTCGAAGGACATCCTTTCCGCAAGGACTTCCCGCTGACGGGGTATCAGGAACTGCGTTACTCGGAAGAGCTCAAGCGCGTGGTTTATGAGCCGGTCCAGCTTGCGCAGGACTTGCGCCAGTTCGACTTCATGTCTCCCTGGGAGGGCGCGGAATACGTGCTGCCGGGGGACGAGAAGGCGGCGACGCCACCTGTCGCCGAGCCGAAGACGACTGCAAAGCCTGCTGATACCGGGGCTGGTGCTAAGGCCGATGCCAAGGCAGCCGAGAAGGTCGCAGCCAAGGCGCCCGCGAAGAAGAAGGCTGCAACCAAGAAGGCCGCGGCCAAGAAGCCTGCAGCAAAGAAGGCCACCGCGAAGAAGCCTGCCGCAACCAAGGCGCCGGCCAAACGCAAGCCTGCAGCGAAGAAGAAGGACGCCGAATGA
- a CDS encoding NuoB/complex I 20 kDa subunit family protein, with amino-acid sequence MTQQDIIMPPAARPGDVRQPDADYFSALQTEVNDKGFLVTSTEDLFNWARTGSLWWMTFGLACCAVEMIHVNMPRYDMERFGVAPRASPRQSDVMIVAGTLCNKMAPALRKVYDQMSDPKYVISMGSCANGGGYYHYSYSVVRGCDRIVPVDIYVPGCPPTAEALLYGVMQLQRKIRRTGTIQR; translated from the coding sequence ATGACCCAGCAGGATATCATCATGCCCCCGGCGGCACGGCCAGGCGATGTTCGCCAGCCAGATGCCGATTATTTCAGCGCCTTGCAGACCGAGGTGAATGACAAGGGTTTCCTCGTCACCAGCACCGAGGACCTGTTCAACTGGGCGCGCACCGGTTCGCTGTGGTGGATGACCTTTGGTCTTGCGTGTTGTGCGGTCGAGATGATCCACGTCAACATGCCGCGCTATGACATGGAGCGCTTCGGCGTCGCCCCGCGCGCTTCGCCGCGCCAGTCCGACGTTATGATTGTCGCCGGTACGCTGTGCAACAAGATGGCCCCGGCACTGCGCAAGGTCTATGACCAGATGTCGGACCCCAAGTACGTCATTTCGATGGGGAGCTGCGCCAACGGCGGCGGTTACTACCATTACAGCTATTCCGTCGTGCGTGGCTGCGATCGCATCGTGCCGGTCGATATCTACGTCCCCGGCTGCCCGCCGACCGCAGAAGCGCTGCTCTACGGTGTGATGCAGCTGCAGCGGAAGATCCGCCGCACGGGCACGATCCAGAGGTAA
- the ndhC gene encoding NADH-quinone oxidoreductase subunit A: MVDLEQYLPILIFLFIAVGLSALFVFLPMGVARLTGTHNPDAEKLSEYECGFPAFEDPRSQFDVRFYLIAILFIIFDLEAAFLFPWAVSLDLTGWAGWTTMMVFLFELAVGLAYAWKVGALEWE; encoded by the coding sequence GTGGTCGACCTCGAGCAATATCTTCCGATCCTGATCTTCCTGTTCATCGCGGTGGGCCTGTCGGCGCTGTTCGTCTTCCTGCCCATGGGCGTGGCGCGGCTGACCGGCACCCATAACCCGGACGCCGAGAAGCTCAGCGAGTACGAATGCGGCTTCCCGGCATTCGAAGATCCGCGCAGCCAGTTCGACGTGCGATTCTATCTGATCGCGATCCTTTTCATCATCTTCGACCTCGAAGCGGCTTTCCTGTTCCCCTGGGCGGTCAGCCTCGACCTCACCGGTTGGGCGGGATGGACTACCATGATGGTGTTCCTCTTCGAACTCGCCGTTGGCCTCGCCTATGCGTGGAAGGTCGGCGCGCTGGAGTGGGAGTAA
- a CDS encoding YbjN domain-containing protein, whose translation MKFRSKALLCAMAAAALPAATPATAQMVTPKDPQAISSAIKEKGWPAKLVLPDDDNPYIESSYNDMKFLVLLMNCDDEHQNCTTLQYYMGFSDAKDTTLDELNEWNRTKRFARAYRDNEGDPVLEMDVDLDFGGIPRANLLETFNTWSALMDAYHSYLFD comes from the coding sequence ATGAAATTTCGATCCAAGGCCCTGCTATGTGCAATGGCTGCAGCGGCCCTGCCGGCCGCCACACCCGCAACTGCACAGATGGTCACTCCGAAAGACCCACAGGCAATCTCGTCTGCGATCAAGGAAAAAGGCTGGCCCGCCAAACTCGTGCTGCCCGACGACGACAATCCGTATATCGAGAGCAGCTACAACGACATGAAGTTCCTCGTCCTGCTCATGAACTGCGACGACGAACACCAGAACTGCACGACCTTGCAGTATTACATGGGCTTCAGCGATGCCAAGGACACTACGCTCGACGAGCTCAATGAATGGAACAGGACCAAACGGTTCGCCCGCGCCTATCGCGACAACGAAGGCGATCCGGTGTTGGAGATGGACGTCGATCTCGACTTTGGGGGTATCCCGCGGGCCAACCTGCTGGAGACGTTCAATACGTGGTCGGCATTGATGGACGCCTATCACTCATACCTGTTCGACTGA
- a CDS encoding coniferyl aldehyde dehydrogenase has protein sequence MADDRKAEMEAVLRKQRAAHHQMRPEPMALRRDRIERAIRLLKTHAEDLCKVMSADFGSRSPHQSMITDIGGTVNFGKYCLKNMEKWARAEKRHVQFPLGLLGAKAELRYEPKGVVGILSPWNFPVNLSFGPLMQVFAAGNRAMIKPSEFTEKTSLLTKELIAEYFTPDECAVFTGGPEVAAAFSELPFDHLVFTGSTATGRRVMEAASKNLVPVTLELGGKSPVFMGESADFAKAGERIALGKMMNAGQICLAPDYLYVPESKQDEAIHGVWQGTANMYPTLLENEDYASVVSDRHFDRLKGLVQDARDKGAEVIEVNPGNEDFSNTNARKMPLTILKNVTDDMLAMKEEIFGPVLPVKTYSRIDEAIDYVNEHDRPLGLYYFGESADEREKVLTKTISGGVTVNDVIFHVSMDDLPFGGVGASGMGSYHGVEGFREFSHARSVYTQPKIDIAKLGGFKPPYGTATEKAVKGMMK, from the coding sequence ATGGCGGATGACCGCAAGGCGGAAATGGAAGCAGTGCTGCGTAAGCAGCGTGCGGCACACCACCAGATGCGACCGGAACCGATGGCATTGCGCCGCGATCGAATCGAGCGCGCAATCAGGCTCCTCAAGACCCATGCCGAAGATCTCTGCAAGGTGATGAGCGCCGATTTCGGCAGCCGTAGCCCCCACCAGTCGATGATCACCGATATCGGCGGGACCGTGAACTTCGGGAAATACTGTCTGAAGAACATGGAGAAGTGGGCGCGGGCGGAGAAGCGCCACGTGCAGTTTCCACTGGGGCTGCTCGGCGCAAAGGCAGAGCTGCGCTACGAACCCAAGGGCGTCGTCGGAATCCTTAGCCCATGGAACTTTCCGGTGAATCTCAGCTTCGGGCCGCTCATGCAGGTATTCGCTGCCGGCAACCGTGCGATGATCAAGCCTTCCGAGTTTACCGAGAAGACCAGCCTGCTGACCAAGGAACTGATCGCGGAATACTTCACTCCCGACGAGTGCGCGGTGTTCACCGGGGGGCCGGAGGTCGCGGCGGCCTTTTCAGAGCTGCCCTTCGACCACCTCGTCTTCACCGGATCGACCGCGACCGGGCGACGGGTCATGGAGGCTGCTTCGAAGAACCTTGTGCCGGTGACCCTGGAACTGGGCGGCAAGAGCCCGGTGTTCATGGGTGAGAGCGCGGATTTCGCGAAGGCAGGCGAACGCATCGCGCTGGGCAAGATGATGAATGCCGGGCAGATCTGCCTTGCGCCCGACTATCTCTATGTCCCCGAAAGCAAGCAGGACGAGGCAATCCATGGCGTGTGGCAGGGTACTGCGAACATGTACCCGACCCTGCTGGAGAATGAAGACTACGCGAGTGTCGTCTCCGACCGCCACTTCGACCGCCTCAAGGGCCTGGTGCAGGACGCCAGGGACAAGGGCGCCGAGGTTATCGAGGTCAATCCCGGCAATGAGGATTTCTCGAACACCAACGCCCGCAAGATGCCGCTGACGATCCTCAAGAACGTCACCGACGACATGCTGGCGATGAAGGAGGAGATCTTCGGCCCGGTCCTGCCGGTGAAAACCTACAGCCGGATCGACGAGGCAATCGACTACGTCAACGAGCATGATCGCCCGCTCGGGCTCTACTACTTCGGCGAAAGCGCCGACGAGCGCGAGAAGGTGCTGACCAAGACGATCAGCGGGGGCGTAACCGTAAACGACGTCATCTTCCACGTCTCCATGGATGACCTGCCATTCGGCGGTGTGGGTGCTTCAGGGATGGGAAGCTACCACGGGGTTGAAGGCTTCCGCGAGTTCAGCCACGCGCGAAGCGTATATACCCAACCGAAGATCGATATTGCCAAGCTCGGCGGTTTCAAGCCGCCCTATGGTACGGCAACCGAGAAAGCGGTCAAAGGCATGATGAAGTAG
- a CDS encoding acetyl-CoA C-acyltransferase, which produces MTQFSAADPVVILSYARTPMGGMQGALSEVSATDLGATAVKAAVERSGVAPEKFDRTYMGCVLTAGLGQAPARQASIKAGLPKSVQATTVNKVCGSGMQTVFMGAEALASGTVDYIVAGGMESMTNAPYLLKKHRSGARIGHDTTYDHMFLDGLEDAYDVGRAMGTFAQDTANEYQLTREDMDGYSIESLRRANAAIESGAFEGEVVGVTFATRAGEVTVDTDEQPGKGKPEKIPTLRPAFAKDGTITAATSSSISDGAAAVVLTRESLANANGQTPVAKIVAMAAHAQEPKDFTVAPVGAIQKLLDKAGWSTDDVDLWEVNEAFACVAMFAMRDIGIPHEKINVNGGATALGHPIGASGARIIVTLLNALQKQGKKRGVASLCIGGGEATAVAVELV; this is translated from the coding sequence ATGACCCAGTTCAGCGCCGCCGATCCCGTCGTGATCCTTTCCTATGCCCGTACGCCGATGGGCGGCATGCAGGGTGCCCTTTCCGAAGTCTCGGCAACCGACCTTGGCGCCACGGCCGTCAAGGCCGCAGTAGAACGCTCGGGCGTGGCGCCTGAGAAGTTCGACCGGACCTATATGGGCTGTGTTCTTACAGCCGGCCTCGGCCAGGCACCCGCGCGCCAGGCCTCGATCAAGGCAGGCCTACCCAAGTCGGTCCAGGCGACCACGGTCAACAAGGTATGCGGCAGTGGCATGCAGACAGTCTTCATGGGCGCAGAAGCTCTCGCTAGCGGAACGGTCGACTACATCGTCGCCGGCGGCATGGAGAGCATGACCAACGCCCCCTACCTGCTCAAGAAGCACCGTTCAGGTGCTCGCATTGGGCACGACACAACCTACGACCACATGTTCCTCGACGGTCTCGAGGACGCCTATGACGTTGGCCGCGCGATGGGCACTTTTGCCCAAGATACCGCCAACGAATACCAGCTTACCCGTGAAGACATGGACGGTTACTCGATCGAATCGCTACGTCGCGCCAATGCCGCAATCGAAAGCGGTGCCTTCGAAGGTGAGGTCGTCGGCGTAACCTTCGCTACCCGCGCTGGAGAAGTGACCGTCGACACCGACGAACAGCCCGGCAAGGGCAAGCCCGAGAAGATCCCGACGCTGCGTCCGGCCTTCGCCAAGGACGGCACCATTACCGCGGCAACGTCCTCCTCGATCTCGGACGGCGCGGCCGCGGTGGTGCTGACTCGCGAGAGCCTCGCCAATGCCAACGGGCAAACTCCCGTAGCCAAGATCGTCGCCATGGCCGCCCATGCGCAGGAGCCCAAGGACTTCACCGTGGCCCCTGTCGGCGCCATCCAGAAATTGCTCGACAAGGCCGGCTGGTCGACCGACGACGTCGATCTGTGGGAAGTCAATGAAGCCTTCGCCTGTGTCGCGATGTTCGCGATGCGCGACATCGGCATTCCGCATGAGAAGATCAATGTGAACGGTGGCGCGACGGCGCTCGGCCATCCGATTGGCGCCAGCGGCGCGCGCATCATCGTGACGCTGCTCAACGCGCTGCAGAAGCAAGGCAAGAAGCGCGGCGTCGCGTCGCTCTGCATCGGCGGCGGTGAAGCAACTGCGGTGGCGGTCGAGCTGGTCTAA
- a CDS encoding SH3 domain-containing protein: MFGIAVSAAAQDREVPYWATIRASELNMRVGPSADYRIDWVYRRPGLPVKVIRVLEGWRLIEDPDGARGWVVARLLSPDRGAIVVGKGATELRDAPSDSAAVKWRIEPGVSGVLGDCEAGWCELTVAKRSGWIRSARLWGAGDP, translated from the coding sequence ATGTTCGGGATTGCTGTGTCGGCTGCCGCGCAGGATCGCGAGGTTCCCTACTGGGCGACCATCCGTGCAAGCGAGCTCAATATGCGTGTGGGCCCTAGCGCAGATTATCGCATCGACTGGGTTTATCGCCGTCCAGGATTGCCCGTGAAGGTGATCCGCGTGCTTGAAGGCTGGCGTCTCATCGAAGATCCGGACGGAGCCCGGGGATGGGTCGTCGCGAGGCTGCTCAGCCCGGACCGTGGGGCGATCGTTGTCGGGAAAGGCGCAACCGAGCTGCGCGACGCTCCATCGGACAGTGCGGCGGTCAAGTGGCGGATCGAACCAGGCGTTTCGGGCGTTTTGGGCGATTGCGAGGCCGGATGGTGCGAACTCACCGTCGCCAAGCGTAGTGGCTGGATCAGATCCGCCCGCCTGTGGGGTGCGGGCGACCCCTAA
- a CDS encoding 2-hydroxyacid dehydrogenase, which translates to MEQPSDTVTKRLERRPRVFVTRHLMPSVEDRMAELFDVTLNRSDTPLTRDQLVDAMQGCDVLVPTVTDRIDAVLIGAAGPEMRLIANFGAGTEHIDLKAAAARKVMVTNTPGVFTDDTADIAMEMIIGVPRRVREGVHLVRSGEWSGWTPTSLLGRKLGGKVLGIVGMGRIGQAVAHRARAFGLEIVYHNRKRLPEAVERMFSATYVETLDELVARADIITLHCPAGPNSHHMIDAGRFALMKEGTCLVNTARGDLIDQEALVTALAEGRLAGVGLDVYPDEPNVDPRLLEYPNVMTLPHIGSATREGREESGLKVIANIRMWADGHRPPDQVLTGLD; encoded by the coding sequence ATGGAACAGCCTAGCGACACGGTCACCAAGCGCCTTGAGCGCCGCCCGCGAGTCTTCGTGACGCGGCACCTGATGCCATCGGTGGAAGACCGGATGGCCGAGCTGTTCGACGTGACGCTCAACCGATCTGATACCCCGCTGACCCGCGACCAGCTCGTGGACGCAATGCAGGGTTGCGATGTGCTGGTACCGACGGTCACAGATCGCATCGACGCCGTACTGATCGGAGCCGCGGGGCCGGAGATGCGGTTGATCGCCAACTTCGGTGCGGGCACCGAACATATCGATCTCAAGGCTGCTGCCGCACGCAAGGTGATGGTTACCAACACCCCGGGCGTGTTCACCGACGATACCGCCGACATTGCGATGGAGATGATCATCGGCGTGCCCCGCCGGGTGCGCGAAGGCGTGCACCTTGTGCGCAGCGGCGAATGGTCAGGCTGGACCCCGACCTCGTTGCTCGGGCGCAAGCTCGGCGGCAAGGTGTTGGGCATAGTCGGAATGGGACGCATCGGGCAGGCGGTGGCGCACCGCGCGCGCGCCTTTGGGCTGGAGATCGTCTATCATAATCGCAAGCGGCTGCCCGAAGCGGTAGAACGGATGTTCTCGGCCACCTATGTCGAAACGCTCGACGAGCTGGTTGCCCGGGCCGATATCATCACCCTGCACTGCCCGGCCGGCCCAAACTCCCATCACATGATCGACGCCGGGCGGTTCGCCTTGATGAAAGAAGGCACCTGCCTGGTGAACACCGCGCGCGGCGATCTGATCGATCAGGAAGCACTGGTTACCGCCCTGGCCGAAGGTCGGCTGGCCGGCGTGGGCCTCGACGTCTATCCGGACGAACCCAATGTCGACCCGCGCCTGCTTGAGTACCCCAATGTCATGACGTTGCCCCATATCGGCAGTGCGACCCGTGAAGGCCGCGAGGAGTCGGGCCTAAAGGTCATCGCCAACATCCGTATGTGGGCCGATGGTCACCGCCCCCCCGATCAGGTGCTGACCGGCCTCGACTGA
- a CDS encoding GNAT family N-acetyltransferase, whose amino-acid sequence MRIGVASLADADVRELITVHQRRMYEASPPGTSFALDLTGLDRPEVTVFEAREDGALLGVGALMALSATSGEIKSMRTADTALRRGTGQALLDHIVAVARERGYASLLLETGTGEVFEPANRLYLRNGFVRRGPFGDYSETAFNIFYEKAL is encoded by the coding sequence GTGCGTATCGGCGTGGCAAGCCTAGCAGATGCCGACGTGCGCGAGCTCATAACGGTGCATCAGCGGCGGATGTATGAGGCATCGCCGCCCGGGACATCCTTCGCGCTGGACCTGACCGGGTTGGACCGGCCTGAGGTGACGGTGTTTGAAGCGCGAGAGGATGGCGCCTTGCTCGGCGTTGGCGCCTTGATGGCGCTGAGCGCCACGAGCGGTGAGATCAAGTCGATGCGTACTGCCGACACTGCCCTTCGGCGCGGGACAGGCCAGGCCTTGCTCGATCACATCGTGGCTGTCGCACGCGAGCGCGGTTATGCCAGCTTGTTGCTGGAGACCGGTACGGGTGAGGTCTTCGAGCCGGCCAATCGGCTCTACCTGCGAAACGGATTCGTCCGCCGCGGACCGTTCGGAGACTACAGCGAAACCGCGTTCAACATCTTTTACGAAAAGGCGCTTTGA
- a CDS encoding NAD(P)H-dependent flavin oxidoreductase, whose amino-acid sequence MSFKGLSPILYGGREVWPLVEGGKGVSATNHASSGAWAAAGGIGTVSAVNADTYDEDGNPIPQVYPQATRKERFEQLVRYGIDGATEQVKRAYEIADGKGAININVLWEMGGAQQVLEGVLENCKGLITGVTCGAGMPYKLAEIAARFNVNYLPIISSARAFRALWKRSYSKVPELMAAVVYEDPWLAGGHNGLSNAEDPEKPEDPYPRVKALRDTMRAEGVSEDTAIVMAGGVWFLREWENWIDNPELGKIAFQFGTRPLLTHESPIPQVWKDMLRTVEPGDVLLHKFSPTGFYSSAVKTPFLYDLIHRSERQIPIFKRDEEDGTVPLADHGKAKYFWVHPGDQRKALAWMHEGFTEPLKTPENTVVFVTPESAEQIRADQQGCMGCLSHCQFSSWKDHDDHTTGRLADPRSFCIQKTLQDIAHGGDPDENLAFAGHAAYRFKQDPFYSNNFTPTVKELVDRILTGD is encoded by the coding sequence ATGAGTTTCAAGGGGTTGAGCCCAATTCTATACGGCGGCCGAGAGGTCTGGCCGCTGGTGGAAGGGGGCAAGGGGGTTTCCGCAACGAATCATGCCAGTTCCGGCGCATGGGCTGCTGCAGGCGGAATCGGTACTGTCAGCGCGGTGAATGCCGATACCTATGACGAGGACGGCAACCCGATCCCCCAGGTCTATCCGCAGGCCACCCGCAAGGAGCGCTTCGAGCAGCTCGTCCGCTACGGGATTGACGGTGCCACCGAACAGGTCAAGCGCGCCTATGAGATCGCCGACGGCAAGGGTGCGATCAACATCAACGTGCTGTGGGAAATGGGTGGAGCGCAGCAGGTTCTCGAGGGCGTTCTAGAGAACTGCAAGGGCCTTATTACCGGCGTCACCTGTGGTGCGGGCATGCCCTACAAACTCGCCGAAATCGCCGCGCGCTTCAACGTCAATTACCTGCCGATAATCAGTTCGGCGCGTGCCTTCCGTGCACTGTGGAAGCGCAGCTATTCGAAAGTACCCGAACTGATGGCGGCAGTGGTCTACGAAGACCCCTGGTTGGCCGGCGGGCACAACGGTCTTTCCAATGCGGAGGACCCGGAAAAACCCGAGGATCCCTATCCGCGAGTGAAGGCGCTGCGCGACACGATGCGTGCCGAAGGCGTCAGCGAGGATACCGCGATCGTCATGGCTGGCGGCGTCTGGTTCCTGCGCGAGTGGGAGAACTGGATCGATAATCCCGAACTGGGCAAGATTGCCTTCCAGTTCGGCACGCGTCCGCTGCTCACCCATGAGAGCCCGATCCCGCAGGTGTGGAAGGACATGCTTCGCACGGTCGAGCCGGGCGATGTGCTGCTGCACAAGTTCAGCCCGACCGGTTTCTATTCGAGCGCCGTGAAGACGCCGTTCCTCTACGACCTGATCCATCGGTCGGAACGGCAAATCCCGATCTTCAAGCGCGACGAGGAAGACGGCACCGTCCCGCTCGCCGACCACGGCAAGGCCAAGTATTTCTGGGTCCACCCGGGCGACCAGCGCAAGGCCCTGGCGTGGATGCACGAGGGCTTTACCGAACCCCTCAAGACCCCCGAGAACACGGTGGTCTTCGTTACCCCCGAAAGCGCTGAGCAAATCCGGGCCGACCAGCAGGGTTGCATGGGCTGCCTGTCGCACTGCCAGTTCTCGAGCTGGAAGGACCACGACGATCACACCACCGGGCGGCTTGCCGACCCGCGCAGCTTCTGCATCCAGAAGACGCTGCAAGATATCGCCCACGGTGGCGATCCGGACGAAAACCTCGCCTTCGCCGGTCACGCGGCCTACCGCTTCAAGCAGGACCCGTTCTATTCGAACAACTTCACTCCTACGGTGAAGGAACTGGTCGACCGGATTCTGACCGGAGACTGA
- a CDS encoding class I SAM-dependent methyltransferase, protein MRLGLALLTPLAILCAACDGTPFAPEQQSFPKPDRPVSGKGSYQVSTETQRDNRGEARTVMDLADIKDGMTVADIGAGNGYYTVRLAERVGVDGRVLAQDIDGDALARLGRRVEREGLENVSILRGDPADPKLPENSFDRIFMVHMYHEIEQPYEFLWRMWPALRKGGEVVVVDIDRPTDQHGIDPLLLSCEFERVGYELVEFKDAPELLGYYAQFKAAASRPEPGEIKPCRSERAATGEARRLRPTKREKV, encoded by the coding sequence GTGAGGCTCGGCCTCGCGCTCCTTACCCCTCTCGCAATCCTTTGCGCGGCTTGCGATGGAACGCCCTTTGCTCCCGAGCAGCAGTCGTTCCCCAAGCCCGATCGCCCGGTATCGGGCAAGGGCAGTTACCAGGTTTCGACCGAGACCCAGCGCGACAATCGCGGTGAGGCCCGGACGGTGATGGACCTGGCCGACATCAAGGATGGCATGACCGTCGCGGATATCGGCGCAGGCAATGGCTACTATACGGTCAGGCTTGCCGAACGGGTCGGCGTGGATGGCCGGGTGCTGGCGCAGGACATCGATGGCGATGCGCTGGCCCGGCTTGGCCGAAGGGTCGAACGCGAAGGGTTGGAGAACGTCTCGATCCTGCGTGGGGATCCGGCCGATCCGAAGCTGCCAGAGAACAGTTTCGACCGGATTTTCATGGTCCATATGTACCACGAGATCGAGCAACCCTACGAGTTCCTCTGGCGGATGTGGCCAGCGTTGCGCAAGGGTGGCGAGGTTGTGGTGGTCGACATCGACCGGCCCACCGATCAGCATGGGATCGACCCTTTGTTGCTGTCCTGCGAGTTCGAGCGGGTTGGCTATGAGCTTGTAGAGTTCAAGGACGCCCCTGAATTGCTGGGCTACTATGCACAATTCAAGGCAGCGGCTAGCAGGCCCGAGCCGGGAGAGATCAAACCGTGTCGCAGCGAAAGAGCTGCAACGGGTGAGGCGCGCAGGCTGCGCCCAACCAAGAGAGAGAAAGTATAA